From the genome of Sulfurovum sp. NBC37-1, one region includes:
- a CDS encoding carbonic anhydrase → MDNRLKEFETGHEAFRKIAFNKSKERFRKLVDEGQNPKALFIGCSDSRVMPAMITSSRPGDLFIVRNIGNFVAPFNPDADFHATASAIEYAVSILEVSDIIVCGHSDCGAISALYKDIKQTPENIHTIKWLELGQEAKKVALLAHRDSTKEVLQRYTEKISVVFQLDNLLSYPGVKKRVEEGTLFLHGWHYNIENGEIVYYDDENFEFKSLSQK, encoded by the coding sequence ATGGATAACCGTCTCAAAGAGTTTGAAACAGGGCATGAAGCCTTCAGAAAGATCGCTTTCAACAAAAGCAAAGAGCGTTTCCGAAAACTGGTCGATGAAGGGCAGAATCCCAAAGCCCTTTTCATAGGCTGCAGTGACTCCAGGGTCATGCCTGCCATGATCACCAGCTCCAGACCGGGAGACCTCTTCATTGTCAGAAATATCGGCAACTTCGTAGCTCCCTTCAACCCTGATGCCGATTTCCATGCAACGGCCTCTGCTATAGAATATGCCGTGAGCATTCTGGAAGTCTCCGACATCATTGTCTGCGGACATTCGGACTGCGGTGCCATTTCGGCACTCTACAAAGATATCAAACAGACACCGGAGAATATCCATACTATCAAATGGCTCGAACTGGGACAGGAAGCGAAGAAAGTGGCCCTCCTTGCCCATCGGGACAGCACAAAAGAAGTTTTGCAGCGCTACACGGAAAAGATCTCCGTTGTCTTCCAGCTTGACAACCTTCTTAGCTATCCCGGTGTCAAAAAACGTGTCGAGGAAGGAACCCTTTTCCTCCATGGCTGGCATTACAACATCGAAAATGGAGAGATCGTCTATTATGACGATGAAAATTTCGAGTTCAAGTCATTAAGCCAAAAGTAA
- the pyrC gene encoding dihydroorotase → MPSTTVRLDAPLDMHLHLRDGEMLSNIAKESAHTFSGAVIMPNLVPPVSSEEEIVAYRERIMEAVGEERFTPYMTLFFKPDYDRKFLESLREELTAIKLYPAGITTNSEGGVSGFDVEELRPTLEAMSDLNIPLCIHGETNGFVMDREMEFVSIYEKLAAAFPKLKIIMEHITTKESVEALERFDNLYATITLHHLLITLDDVAGGMLQPHLFCKPIAKRPEDREALLNVALKAHPKVMFGSDSAPHPKHAKEACGCAAGVFTAPIALQVLTELFETHDALDNLQAFISGNAQSIYGISPVAKEVILEKKPFIVPADYNDVVPMYAGETLAYSIKEVKHG, encoded by the coding sequence ATGCCATCAACAACAGTGAGACTTGATGCCCCGTTAGATATGCACCTGCACCTCAGAGACGGTGAGATGCTCAGCAATATTGCCAAAGAGAGCGCCCATACCTTCAGCGGTGCCGTCATCATGCCCAATCTCGTACCGCCTGTCAGTAGTGAAGAAGAGATCGTTGCCTATAGAGAGCGTATTATGGAAGCTGTAGGCGAGGAAAGATTCACCCCCTACATGACACTCTTTTTCAAACCTGATTATGATAGAAAATTTCTTGAATCCCTCAGAGAAGAACTTACGGCTATCAAACTATACCCTGCCGGGATCACGACCAATTCCGAAGGGGGTGTAAGCGGTTTTGACGTAGAGGAGTTGCGGCCAACGCTTGAAGCGATGAGCGATCTGAATATCCCATTGTGCATTCACGGAGAGACCAATGGTTTCGTTATGGACCGGGAGATGGAGTTCGTCTCCATTTACGAAAAACTCGCTGCTGCGTTCCCGAAACTCAAGATCATCATGGAGCATATCACGACCAAGGAGAGCGTAGAGGCGCTTGAGAGGTTTGACAACCTCTATGCCACGATCACCTTACACCACCTTCTCATTACCCTCGATGACGTAGCAGGAGGCATGCTGCAGCCGCATCTCTTCTGCAAACCCATCGCCAAGCGTCCCGAGGACAGGGAAGCACTGCTGAACGTTGCGCTGAAAGCCCATCCCAAAGTGATGTTCGGCTCAGATTCCGCACCGCACCCAAAACATGCCAAAGAGGCTTGCGGCTGTGCGGCAGGTGTCTTTACCGCACCCATTGCCCTGCAGGTACTCACCGAACTTTTTGAAACACATGATGCACTTGACAACCTGCAGGCATTCATTTCGGGAAATGCCCAAAGTATCTACGGTATAAGCCCGGTTGCAAAAGAAGTCATTCTGGAGAAAAAACCTTTCATAGTTCCGGCAGACTACAATGACGTAGTCCCCATGTATGCAGGAGAAACATTAGCCTATTCCATCAAAGAAGTCAAACATGGATAA
- the yidD gene encoding membrane protein insertion efficiency factor YidD: MANSRPKNSKFWTAPIRGYQYISKMLPANCRYYPTCSEYAKWQFEFNAPHKALTASTLRVLRCNQLFPGGIDYPVVTFAPPKPDALRNLNAFCGKMKIIYWFVPKDETRSQYYVIKDFDAINNSET, translated from the coding sequence ATAGCAAACAGCAGACCAAAAAACAGCAAATTCTGGACGGCTCCGATCAGGGGGTATCAGTACATTTCCAAAATGCTTCCGGCAAACTGCCGCTACTATCCTACCTGTTCCGAGTATGCCAAGTGGCAGTTCGAATTCAATGCCCCCCATAAGGCATTGACGGCCAGTACCCTGCGCGTTTTGAGATGCAACCAGCTTTTCCCCGGGGGCATAGACTATCCGGTCGTTACATTTGCACCCCCAAAACCCGATGCTTTACGCAACCTTAATGCTTTTTGTGGCAAAATGAAAATTATCTACTGGTTCGTTCCCAAAGATGAAACCCGTTCGCAATATTACGTCATAAAGGATTTTGATGCCATCAACAACAGTGAGACTTGA
- a CDS encoding apolipoprotein N-acyltransferase, which translates to MSKLRNFRRHFSTFVLTRGLTTALLGSAFIYLDHWGFSLFWLNSILGISFLYLLLSADRTIWPVTGFFIGIFWFWWIALSFNHYHMPWAVPIVVIVTGLLYGTLFWAIAFLAEKIPTINKSVAMQLKPTLFTLSLKALGLLGLSYIHPFGFDWFKPELIFVESYFGIQKWQFAIILAGIVLTLWKKQYVYLFLVLFAWQPLSTTAINLPQDIRIVTTYTSVEEKWDKTLHPQQFNTLFTAIDKAIDENKSLVILPESVFPVFLKRSASLMQALEQRSGKISIVAGGLYWDGKTPRNSTYIFTDSTVRIANKVLLVPFGESNPLPDFLSDWVNKVFYDGAVDYKADSNVTDYTVNDITYRNAICFEATSEKLYEGRPRNMIVLSNNGWFTPSIEPTLQKLLLQYYSRKYGTTIYHAVNMAESYIVQNGRTRSIP; encoded by the coding sequence TTGAGTAAATTGAGAAATTTTCGTAGACATTTTAGCACCTTTGTACTAACAAGAGGCTTGACCACCGCTCTTCTCGGTTCCGCCTTCATCTACCTTGATCACTGGGGATTTTCCCTCTTCTGGCTCAATTCGATTTTGGGGATTTCTTTTCTCTATTTGCTCCTCTCCGCCGACAGAACCATTTGGCCGGTCACGGGGTTTTTCATTGGTATTTTCTGGTTCTGGTGGATCGCCCTGAGCTTCAACCACTACCACATGCCCTGGGCTGTTCCGATCGTTGTGATTGTCACGGGACTGCTTTATGGCACGCTCTTTTGGGCCATTGCTTTTCTGGCAGAAAAAATCCCAACTATCAATAAAAGTGTTGCAATGCAACTCAAACCGACACTCTTCACTCTGAGCCTGAAAGCCCTCGGCCTTTTGGGACTAAGCTACATCCACCCTTTCGGCTTCGACTGGTTCAAGCCCGAACTGATCTTCGTTGAAAGCTATTTCGGTATACAGAAGTGGCAATTTGCGATTATCCTTGCCGGTATTGTATTGACGTTATGGAAAAAACAGTATGTCTATCTGTTTCTTGTACTTTTCGCCTGGCAGCCTCTGTCCACAACAGCAATAAATCTTCCTCAAGATATTCGCATTGTCACGACATACACCAGCGTGGAAGAGAAATGGGACAAAACCTTGCATCCTCAACAGTTCAATACCCTGTTTACCGCCATCGATAAAGCTATAGATGAGAACAAAAGTCTGGTGATCCTGCCCGAATCGGTCTTTCCGGTATTCCTCAAACGCTCGGCATCTTTGATGCAGGCACTCGAACAAAGGTCGGGAAAGATATCTATCGTTGCAGGCGGACTTTACTGGGACGGCAAAACCCCCAGAAACTCCACCTATATCTTTACCGACAGCACGGTCCGGATCGCCAACAAGGTCCTGCTGGTCCCTTTTGGAGAGAGCAACCCCCTGCCCGACTTTCTCAGTGACTGGGTCAATAAAGTCTTTTATGACGGAGCCGTGGACTACAAGGCAGACAGCAACGTAACCGACTACACCGTCAACGACATAACCTATAGAAACGCTATCTGTTTTGAAGCGACTTCTGAAAAACTTTATGAAGGGCGACCCAGGAATATGATCGTTCTCAGCAACAACGGCTGGTTCACCCCATCCATTGAGCCAACTTTGCAGAAACTGCTGTTACAATACTACAGCAGAAAATACGGTACCACTATCTATCATGCTGTCAATATGGCAGAGTCATACATCGTACAGAACGGACGGACAAGGAGTATTCCATAG
- the yajC gene encoding preprotein translocase subunit YajC, which produces MGAEQGSMIGSFLPLIILFAIFYFLIIRPQQKQVKAHKEMLTSLEKGDKIVTSGGLIATIVKVEEDFIKIKLNDDTVVKLDKAYVAKKVETGNENA; this is translated from the coding sequence ATGGGAGCAGAACAAGGAAGCATGATAGGTTCGTTTCTACCGCTTATCATCTTATTCGCAATTTTCTATTTTTTGATCATCAGACCACAGCAAAAGCAGGTCAAAGCACACAAAGAGATGCTTACAAGCCTTGAAAAAGGTGACAAGATCGTTACCAGTGGCGGGCTTATTGCTACTATCGTTAAAGTTGAAGAAGATTTTATCAAAATCAAACTAAATGATGACACTGTTGTAAAACTCGACAAAGCATATGTGGCAAAAAAGGTTGAAACAGGTAATGAAAACGCTTAA
- the secD gene encoding protein translocase subunit SecD, which produces MKTLNFRVILFIFALIFGVVFSIPSLTQSESGKKITLGLDLQGGLHMLLGIKSDVAIASRTKSIAGTVKYIFDDEEIIFDDLRMVDGDKVTFELLDSDDVAKATALLKKEIPGIVINQNGMKFTVQMTPEEMARTKQNAIKQAVDTIRNRLNEFGLAEPTVAKQGEDKILVEVPGIKTQADEQRIRELIARAAHLQLMAVDEDRAARVSTMSAAEAKSYGDVILKDVNTNEKYLLRQIPVLDGSMLTDAKVGFDKSNMPVINFSLNGQGAKIFGDFTAKAVGKRMAVVLDNKVYSAPVIRERIGGGHVQISGNFKLEEAHDIAIALRSGALLAPVFVMEKRSVGPSLGADSIKASSIALALGFILVIAFMVIYYSMAGVIANVALVGNLFLILAIMSLFGATLTLPGMAGIVLTVGMAVDANVIINERIRELLHEGKSIAKAIEDGYDNAFTAILDANVTTLIAAVVLYAYGTGAIKGFALTMSIGILASMLTAIVGTHGIYQWLLPKMRKERLNFWFGIKTEGAK; this is translated from the coding sequence ATGAAAACGCTTAATTTCAGAGTTATACTCTTTATTTTCGCACTGATCTTCGGTGTGGTATTCTCCATTCCTTCCCTCACCCAGAGCGAGAGCGGGAAGAAGATCACCCTTGGGCTTGACCTGCAGGGCGGACTTCATATGCTCCTTGGGATCAAAAGCGATGTTGCCATCGCATCCCGTACAAAATCGATAGCCGGAACGGTCAAATATATTTTTGACGATGAAGAGATCATTTTTGACGACCTTCGTATGGTTGACGGTGACAAGGTGACTTTCGAACTGCTTGACAGTGACGATGTGGCCAAGGCGACCGCACTTTTGAAAAAAGAGATCCCGGGGATCGTTATAAACCAGAACGGTATGAAATTCACTGTTCAAATGACACCCGAAGAGATGGCAAGGACCAAACAGAATGCCATCAAGCAGGCGGTCGATACCATCAGGAACAGGCTGAATGAGTTTGGCCTGGCCGAGCCGACAGTGGCGAAACAGGGTGAAGACAAGATTCTGGTTGAAGTGCCGGGTATCAAGACACAGGCAGACGAGCAGCGTATCCGTGAACTCATCGCCAGAGCGGCACACCTGCAGCTGATGGCTGTGGATGAAGACCGTGCAGCAAGAGTGTCGACCATGAGCGCTGCTGAAGCAAAGAGTTATGGTGATGTGATCCTCAAGGATGTCAATACCAACGAAAAGTATCTGCTTCGACAGATCCCTGTACTTGACGGTTCGATGCTGACCGATGCCAAAGTGGGCTTCGACAAAAGTAATATGCCAGTGATCAATTTCTCACTCAATGGACAGGGTGCCAAGATATTCGGTGACTTCACTGCCAAAGCGGTGGGGAAACGTATGGCCGTCGTGCTGGACAATAAGGTCTATTCGGCACCTGTGATCCGTGAGAGGATCGGTGGCGGGCATGTGCAGATCTCGGGTAACTTCAAGCTTGAAGAGGCACACGATATCGCGATCGCACTGCGTTCCGGGGCTTTGCTCGCTCCGGTCTTTGTGATGGAGAAGCGTTCAGTCGGCCCAAGCCTTGGTGCAGACAGCATCAAGGCAAGCTCTATAGCATTGGCACTCGGTTTCATTCTGGTCATCGCCTTTATGGTGATCTACTACAGTATGGCAGGAGTCATCGCAAATGTGGCCCTCGTAGGGAACCTCTTCCTGATCCTCGCGATCATGTCGCTCTTTGGTGCGACACTGACACTGCCGGGTATGGCGGGTATCGTCCTGACGGTCGGTATGGCGGTGGATGCGAACGTTATTATCAACGAGCGTATCCGTGAACTACTGCATGAAGGGAAGTCCATAGCCAAAGCGATAGAAGACGGTTATGACAATGCCTTTACGGCCATTCTGGATGCCAACGTGACCACGCTGATCGCAGCGGTCGTACTCTATGCCTACGGTACGGGAGCCATTAAAGGTTTCGCCCTTACGATGAGTATCGGTATCCTTGCTTCGATGCTGACAGCGATCGTCGGAACACACGGTATCTACCAGTGGCTGCTTCCGAAAATGCGCAAAGAGAGATTGAACTTCTGGTTCGGTATTAAAACTGAGGGGGCAAAATAA
- the secF gene encoding protein translocase subunit SecF has protein sequence MELFRLKKPLSLMSQSKRFGILSVVVVILSLGLILTKGFNYGIDFAGGTLVQVKYEGKAPIEKVRKAISVDKNYESATVTYFGSDDEVVIRTKMSSKALGEDLSDKMTQLLKGTGKFEVRRVDMVGAKVGSELREKGLMSMFLAILGILIYVSFRFEWRFAVASVMALIHDVTIAMGAVVLFGIEVNLDTLAALLTILGYSLNDTIIVFDRIREGIRTIKKPDLASIIDESVTQTLSRTTLTSLTTFFVVFTLWMFGGEIIHGFGFTLLVGIVVGTYSSIFVASPILMWLGFDVSNFREKEAEKLKREKEKEKMRAMYEQGTV, from the coding sequence ATGGAACTGTTCAGACTGAAAAAACCGCTCTCCTTGATGAGCCAAAGCAAACGTTTCGGTATTCTTTCCGTGGTGGTTGTGATCCTTTCACTGGGACTCATCCTCACCAAAGGATTCAACTACGGGATAGACTTTGCGGGCGGTACGCTCGTACAGGTGAAATACGAGGGCAAAGCCCCCATTGAGAAGGTGCGTAAAGCCATCAGTGTCGACAAGAATTATGAAAGCGCGACCGTGACCTACTTCGGCAGTGACGACGAAGTCGTGATCCGTACGAAAATGAGTTCGAAAGCACTGGGTGAAGATCTCAGTGACAAAATGACGCAGCTCCTGAAAGGTACAGGCAAGTTCGAAGTAAGAAGGGTGGATATGGTCGGTGCCAAAGTCGGTTCCGAACTTCGTGAAAAAGGGCTCATGTCCATGTTCCTTGCGATCCTCGGTATTCTCATCTATGTCTCATTCAGGTTCGAGTGGCGATTCGCCGTGGCATCGGTCATGGCTTTGATACACGATGTTACCATTGCTATGGGAGCGGTAGTGCTTTTCGGCATCGAGGTGAATCTCGATACCCTTGCAGCGCTCCTGACCATTCTGGGGTACTCCCTGAACGATACGATCATCGTCTTTGACCGTATCCGTGAAGGGATCAGGACGATTAAAAAACCTGATCTTGCATCGATCATCGACGAGTCGGTCACGCAGACACTCTCAAGAACGACACTGACTTCACTGACGACTTTCTTCGTTGTCTTTACATTATGGATGTTTGGAGGTGAGATCATTCACGGATTTGGATTTACGCTTCTTGTCGGTATTGTTGTGGGTACCTACTCATCGATATTTGTGGCGTCTCCGATCCTGATGTGGCTTGGATTCGATGTTTCCAACTTTAGAGAGAAAGAGGCGGAAAAGCTCAAAAGAGAGAAAGAGAAAGAGAAAATGCGTGCCATGTACGAGCAGGGGACGGTCTAA
- a CDS encoding DUF6394 family protein, whose translation MQWGKVFYIFFTLMSLTTSAAFLYENSTVALFIAGSVNVVSTILKIGVRNILSAELLAGSLVADLHLIPAFFALQFYDNDKIAVGLVIGAVIANLYTIFVSMIESAKEKADF comes from the coding sequence ATGCAATGGGGCAAGGTTTTTTATATCTTTTTTACGCTGATGTCACTGACGACATCGGCGGCGTTCTTGTACGAGAATTCAACGGTAGCACTCTTTATCGCCGGTTCGGTGAATGTGGTCTCGACCATTCTGAAGATCGGAGTGCGAAATATCCTTTCTGCGGAACTCCTGGCCGGCTCACTGGTCGCTGACCTTCACCTGATACCGGCGTTCTTTGCCCTGCAGTTCTATGATAACGACAAGATAGCTGTCGGCCTGGTCATTGGTGCTGTGATCGCCAATCTCTATACGATATTCGTTTCCATGATCGAGAGTGCGAAAGAGAAAGCCGATTTTTAA
- the ovoA gene encoding 5-histidylcysteine sulfoxide synthase translates to MELVIQMPALTGDDSELKRSEIKHYFQHCFKRYESLFETVAKEEAYFIKADPLRHPIIFYYGHTATFFINKLKLAKIIDERIDAGLESIFAVGVDEMSWDDLNEQHYNWPTLSHTQAYREEVYTLVSELIDTLPLTLPITQDSPWWVILMGVEHENIHLETSSVLIRQLPLEMLQETELWNTCEASGEAPENELLDVAGGRVLLGKGKDAAYFGWDNEYGHHQADIPAFKASRYLVSHAEYLEFVKAGGYENDALWSEEGVAWKGYMKAKHPLFWIKDKSQTSGYRLRTMLSEIPLPMNWPVEVNCLEAEAFCRWLGEKEGRNITLPTEDEYMRLRTVTKVPGYAKWSSSTSVPGNIDLRAAASSVPVDRYEHNGFYDVIGNVWQWSRTPIYPYEGFEVHPVYDDFTVPTFDGKHNLIKGGSWISCGNLALEKSRYAFRRHFYQHAGFRYVESRYEEKVTTNPYTTDRIISQYCHFGWGENRLGVKNYPAKCAALIVEHMQDRPRRRAFDIGCAIGRSTFELARYFDEVIGVDFSARFIQEAEKLKESGTLRYVMPAEGELESFHEVSLAQLGLDKERQKVDFWQADACNLKPIFDDFDLIFAGNLLDRLYDPKKFLNSIAPRLNEGGLFVLTSPYTWQEESTPKEKWIGGYKKDGENVTTFEGLKEILEKDFKLIDRRDVPFVIQETARKHQHTIAEMTVWEKK, encoded by the coding sequence ATGGAACTTGTAATTCAGATGCCGGCACTTACAGGGGATGACAGTGAGCTGAAACGCTCTGAGATCAAACACTATTTTCAACACTGCTTTAAACGATACGAATCACTTTTTGAAACTGTAGCCAAAGAAGAGGCTTACTTCATCAAGGCGGATCCTCTCCGCCACCCGATCATTTTTTATTACGGCCATACCGCTACATTCTTCATCAACAAACTCAAACTTGCCAAGATCATTGACGAACGCATCGATGCCGGACTGGAATCCATCTTCGCGGTCGGAGTGGATGAAATGAGCTGGGACGATCTCAATGAACAACACTACAACTGGCCGACCCTTTCACATACACAGGCATACAGGGAGGAGGTCTATACCCTGGTTTCCGAACTGATCGACACCCTTCCTTTGACACTGCCCATTACACAGGATTCGCCCTGGTGGGTGATTCTGATGGGGGTCGAGCATGAGAATATCCATCTGGAGACTTCTTCCGTTCTGATACGTCAGCTTCCTCTTGAAATGCTACAGGAAACGGAACTTTGGAACACTTGTGAAGCATCCGGTGAAGCACCGGAGAACGAGTTGCTTGATGTAGCAGGCGGCAGGGTGCTTCTCGGTAAAGGAAAAGATGCCGCCTATTTCGGATGGGACAACGAATACGGCCACCACCAGGCGGATATCCCCGCATTCAAAGCTTCCAGATACCTTGTTTCCCATGCCGAGTATCTGGAGTTCGTAAAGGCTGGCGGCTATGAGAATGATGCCCTCTGGAGTGAAGAGGGTGTTGCCTGGAAAGGTTATATGAAAGCGAAGCATCCTCTTTTCTGGATAAAAGACAAGAGCCAGACAAGCGGTTACCGTCTGCGTACCATGCTCTCGGAGATCCCTCTGCCGATGAACTGGCCGGTAGAGGTAAACTGTCTGGAAGCGGAAGCCTTTTGCCGGTGGCTGGGAGAAAAAGAGGGCAGGAATATCACTCTTCCTACGGAAGATGAGTATATGCGTCTGCGGACCGTTACGAAGGTACCCGGGTATGCCAAATGGTCTTCCAGTACTTCGGTACCGGGAAATATTGACCTGAGGGCTGCCGCCTCTTCCGTACCGGTCGACCGGTATGAGCATAACGGATTTTACGATGTCATAGGGAATGTATGGCAGTGGAGCCGTACGCCGATCTATCCTTACGAAGGATTTGAGGTACATCCGGTCTATGATGATTTTACTGTACCGACTTTTGACGGGAAACACAATCTCATCAAAGGCGGTTCGTGGATCAGCTGCGGCAATCTGGCACTGGAGAAGAGCCGCTATGCATTTCGGAGACACTTCTATCAGCATGCAGGTTTCCGTTATGTCGAGAGCCGCTACGAAGAGAAGGTGACGACAAACCCGTACACGACCGACAGAATCATTTCGCAATATTGCCATTTCGGCTGGGGGGAGAATAGGCTGGGAGTGAAGAACTACCCTGCCAAATGTGCTGCACTGATCGTTGAACATATGCAGGACAGACCCAGAAGACGTGCCTTTGATATTGGTTGTGCTATTGGAAGAAGTACTTTTGAACTGGCACGCTACTTCGATGAAGTGATCGGGGTGGACTTCTCAGCACGATTCATACAGGAGGCAGAGAAACTCAAAGAGAGTGGCACGCTGCGTTATGTGATGCCTGCAGAGGGTGAACTGGAATCATTCCATGAAGTATCGCTTGCACAGCTTGGTCTGGACAAAGAACGGCAGAAGGTCGATTTTTGGCAGGCGGATGCCTGCAACCTCAAACCAATTTTCGATGACTTCGACCTGATCTTTGCGGGGAATCTGCTGGACCGGCTGTACGACCCGAAAAAATTCCTCAATTCTATCGCGCCGCGTTTAAATGAGGGAGGCCTGTTCGTTCTGACTTCTCCCTATACCTGGCAGGAAGAATCCACGCCCAAAGAGAAGTGGATAGGAGGATACAAAAAAGACGGAGAAAATGTGACCACCTTTGAGGGACTTAAAGAGATACTGGAGAAAGACTTCAAACTGATAGACAGAAGGGATGTTCCCTTTGTCATTCAGGAGACAGCAAGAAAACACCAGCATACCATTGCCGAGATGACCGTATGGGAAAAGAAATGA
- a CDS encoding MalY/PatB family protein, which produces MGKEMMFEAVDRSGTYTTKYEDAVKKFGTDDLLPLWVADMDLASPACVQEALVKRAKHPLYGYTVYPERYYEAIESWYERAYEWRIAREWIVPCYGVVPSMNFAIEAYTKAGDSILIQTPIYPPFVSSVKHRKRKVLENTLVYQDGKYRIDFANFEAKAKEAKLFLLCSPHNPTGRAWDRSELEQIIDICIENEVLIVSDEIHADMVYRKTHHALGSFEKIRKYCVILNAPSKTFNVAGLNTSFAIIPDARMRRAYRLEQDRSGITNGNPFGIEALMSAYEEGEAWLKALKEYLQGNIDFVKEYLKKHQILIVPVETEATFLMWLDCRAMGMTHENLVQFFIQKAKLGLNDGKSFGECGDGFMRLNIATSREVLQEAMERLEKAYREKK; this is translated from the coding sequence ATGGGAAAAGAAATGATGTTCGAAGCCGTTGACAGAAGCGGTACCTATACGACCAAGTATGAAGATGCGGTCAAGAAGTTCGGTACAGATGATCTCCTGCCTCTGTGGGTAGCAGACATGGACCTTGCTTCTCCGGCCTGTGTACAGGAAGCACTGGTCAAAAGAGCGAAGCATCCTCTTTACGGCTATACGGTCTACCCGGAACGCTATTATGAAGCGATAGAAAGCTGGTATGAAAGGGCGTACGAATGGCGGATAGCGCGGGAATGGATCGTACCGTGCTATGGGGTCGTTCCCTCTATGAACTTTGCCATTGAAGCCTATACGAAGGCGGGAGACAGCATTCTTATTCAGACACCTATCTACCCGCCTTTTGTCTCTTCGGTGAAACACCGGAAACGCAAAGTGCTTGAGAACACTTTGGTATATCAGGATGGAAAATACAGGATCGATTTTGCAAATTTTGAAGCAAAAGCGAAAGAAGCAAAACTTTTCCTGCTCTGCTCTCCGCACAACCCTACGGGACGAGCATGGGACAGGTCCGAACTTGAGCAGATCATTGATATTTGTATTGAGAATGAAGTCCTGATCGTTTCGGATGAGATCCATGCCGATATGGTATATCGGAAAACACATCATGCGCTGGGCAGTTTCGAAAAGATCCGGAAGTATTGTGTCATACTCAATGCACCTTCCAAAACCTTCAATGTTGCAGGTCTGAATACCTCTTTTGCCATCATCCCCGATGCCCGTATGCGAAGAGCTTATAGACTCGAGCAGGACAGGTCGGGCATTACCAACGGCAACCCGTTCGGCATAGAAGCATTAATGAGCGCCTACGAGGAAGGCGAAGCATGGCTCAAGGCTTTGAAAGAATATTTGCAGGGAAATATCGATTTTGTCAAAGAGTATTTGAAAAAACATCAGATTCTTATTGTCCCCGTAGAGACCGAAGCGACCTTTCTGATGTGGCTTGACTGCCGGGCGATGGGAATGACTCATGAAAATTTGGTACAATTCTTCATTCAGAAAGCCAAACTCGGTCTCAATGACGGAAAGAGTTTTGGAGAATGCGGAGACGGTTTCATGCGTCTGAACATAGCGACATCCAGAGAAGTTTTGCAGGAAGCGATGGAGAGATTAGAAAAAGCCTACAGGGAAAAGAAGTGA